Proteins co-encoded in one Garra rufa chromosome 7, GarRuf1.0, whole genome shotgun sequence genomic window:
- the LOC141338811 gene encoding SLAM family member 9-like, producing the protein MADVFGDLEAVKSVSVMEGDSVTLNSDTELQTDDVIQWRFGSKNTLIASINKGTGSFSTSHGPDGRFRDRLKLDKMTGSLTITNITTTDSGLYQIRTKMIYRFSVTVYARLPVPVISSNSSQNPSSSSSCSLVCSVVNVSDVTLSWYKGNSLWSSINVSDLSISLSLPLDIECLDDSYSCVVAYSFTNLSTHLNNTQLCPTCSECVHCCGVAEAVIRLVISALVGVATVVVLVYDIRPRKEEQQRRSSSHTD; encoded by the exons ATGGCTG ATGTGTTTGGGGATTTAGAGGCAGTGAAATCAGtgtcagtgatggagggagattcagtcactCTGAACTCTGATACTGAACTACAGACAGATGATGTGATACAATGGCGCTTTGGATCCAAAAACACTCTCATAGCTAGCATCAACAAAGGGACTGGAAGCTTCTCCACATCTCATGGtcctgatgggagattcagagacaggcTGAAGCTGGACAAGatgactggatctctgaccatcacgaACATCACAACCACAGACTCAGGACTTTATCAAATCAGGACAAAGATGATATACAGGTTCAGTGTTACTGTCTATG CTCGTCTGCCCGTTCCTGTCATCAGCAGTAACTCTTCGCAAAATCCTTCATCATCTTCGTCTTGTTCACTggtgtgttcagtggtgaatgtgagtgatgtgactctctcctggtacaaaggaaacagtttatgGTCCAGCATCAatgtgtctgatctcagcatcagtctctctctacctcttgATATTGAATGTCTGGATGATTCCTACAGCTGCGTTGTGGCTTATTCATTCACAAACCTGTCTACACATCTCAACAACACTCAGCTCTGTCCAACATGTTCAG AATGTGTCCACTGCTGTGGTGTTGCTGAAGCTGTGATCCGATTGGTCATCTCTGCTCTGGTGGGCGTGGCTACGGTTGTTGTGCTGGTTTATGACATCAGACCCAGAAAAGAGGAACAGCAGAGAAGATCAAGCTCTCACACCGACTAA